From Homalodisca vitripennis isolate AUS2020 chromosome 1, UT_GWSS_2.1, whole genome shotgun sequence, the proteins below share one genomic window:
- the LOC124353085 gene encoding uncharacterized protein LOC124353085: MATISQNSNFNWMSLAKIFLNGVKQKQPAPKKMRSTTSRQKSQSFRKMSRKINTNNVSNCDLHEEQMAVISRFETLRKQLLHQLLVYQKELLALKMPVLPSKSVLQPGLQSKQKQKSNLKQMQIYPRKKYTKIECKKCEKTFEVNSLYSRQNQLSKKLVNQQFKSKGRQPPLLRREKPASISVPTVDTNDTKIINKLNCRIGKSNPTNYVSKIHKYISENTYNNTSSGGRNFTHRPSREKPFTSASNVIYKGDKLKYNKDFHHRYTRNIHKLNEGNTKSGFSKTVNLNSFA; the protein is encoded by the exons ATG GCCACAATTTCACAAAATAGCAACTTCAACTGGATGTCTCTGGCGAAAATATTCTTAAATGGGGTAAAGCAAAAGCAGCCTGCCCCTAAAAAAATGCGATCCACAACCTCTCGACAAAAATCACAGTCTTTCAGAAAAAT GTCAAGAAAAATCAATACTAACAATGTATCAAACTGTGACTTACACGAGGAACAAATGGCTGTAATATCACGTTTCGAGACGTTACGTAAACAGTTGCTGCATCAGCTTCTTGTGTATCAAAAAGAGTTATTAG CGCTGAAGATGCCAGTTCTTCCGAGTAAGTCAGTGCTTCAACCAGGTTTGCAAAGTAAGCAAAAACAAAAATCCAACCTTAAACAAATGCAAATTTATCCAAGAAAGAAATACACTAAGATTGAATGTAAGAAATGTGAGAAAACCTTTGAGGTTAATTCTTTGTACAGCAGACAAAACCAACTAAGTAAAAAACTTGTTAATCAACAGTTTAAATCTAAAGGGAGACAACCCCCGTTATTAAGAAGAGAAAAGCCTGCTAGTATTTCAGTGCCAACTGTAGATACTAATGACactaaaatcataaacaaattgaattgtcGCATAGGGAAAAGTAATCCAACAAACTATGTCtcaaaaattcacaaatatatcaGTGAAAATACCTACAACAACACTTCCTCTGGAGGACGGAATTTTACTCATAGGCCTAGTAGGGAAAAGCCTTTCACATCAGCATCTAATGTAATCTACAAAGgcgataaattaaaatataacaaagattTTCATCATCGATATACTAGAAATATTCACAAATTAAATGAGGGAAATACAAAAAGTGGATTTAGTAAAACTGTAAATCTTAATTCTTTTGCCTAA